From a region of the Chloroflexota bacterium genome:
- a CDS encoding class I SAM-dependent methyltransferase, protein MFSRWYDVLVGWGEKKFREIGLQKLSAKESEQVLEIGFGTGHCTLALAQSVASSGKVYGLDISEGMRHVTQSRVERAGLAERVELKLGDAANLPFDANSFDAVFTSFTLELFDTPEIPVVLQQCQRVLKSGGRICVVAMSKEGKSSMLVRLYEWGHAKFPDYVDCRPIFVRQALEDARFQILDTTKMSYWGVPVEIVVAKKP, encoded by the coding sequence ATGTTTAGCCGCTGGTATGACGTGTTGGTTGGGTGGGGCGAGAAGAAGTTCAGAGAAATCGGCCTGCAAAAACTGAGTGCGAAGGAAAGCGAGCAGGTTCTTGAAATCGGCTTCGGCACCGGACATTGCACCCTTGCCCTGGCTCAATCCGTTGCCAGTTCGGGGAAAGTCTACGGGCTGGACATCTCGGAGGGCATGCGCCACGTCACGCAATCAAGAGTAGAGCGAGCAGGTCTGGCAGAGCGAGTGGAGCTAAAGCTCGGCGATGCCGCCAACCTCCCCTTCGACGCCAATTCCTTCGACGCGGTTTTTACGAGTTTCACTCTTGAACTCTTCGACACACCCGAAATCCCCGTTGTTTTGCAGCAATGCCAGAGAGTTCTCAAGAGTGGCGGGCGTATCTGCGTGGTGGCAATGTCCAAAGAAGGAAAATCCAGTATGCTTGTACGGCTTTATGAATGGGGTCATGCGAAATTCCCCGATTACGTTGACTGCCGACCGATCTTTGTTCGGCAGGCGTTGGAAGACGCCCGGTTCCAAATCCTGGATACGACAAAGATGTCGTACTGGGGTGTACCCGTGGAGATTGTCGTCGCAAAGAAACCATAA
- a CDS encoding diguanylate cyclase has product MGGSNFVFFVPTLLAVFVCSGIALYAWRQQVPGARPFAVLMLAAAEWSLCSALGFISTERATAEFWAHAQYLGFVTAPAAWLALALEYGGNAHWLTRRTLALLALMPVVTLALVITNQYHGLIIADFDIDPTEMHAVEEPGLWYWVVDAYSYGLLLLGAGTLLPLFRRSGTIYRWQITTMVIGAALPWVLDLLADTGLTPFPRDVNMTAVGFIFTGGLFTWGLFRFRLLDLAPVARGAIIENLSEGVIVLDTQDRIVDLNPAGRAMLGRTDNTPIGQPLAVAWPPVRVLLDPPPPAVPRAEESFTADDATPEDKSRCEIALPPEAPTVFYEALIQSWTHDGRPAGRVVIVRNITRRKQAEQAILRRNGELAALNRLGQSLSRLTEPTELVDLILATIGQVINNRNLYIALYDEVTQSISFPLYVVNGERIARESRPMVHGLTEHVIRTGMSLFLPRNLENATNELGIERQHRPAACYLGVPMLAGERVIGVIAVQDYEHEDAFDWGHVAMLTTIASQATVALENARLFAETRRRAEQLQAINDVEYVLTTTMQPEVLATEIVHVLSSRLNIRHVALGLIDGDEIVFRVTDNEDEDEAVLRPLLSLPRGGESITAQAAALGKTTVVHDTQLEPRFQPFADWPHTRSEVAVPLKTQAGVIGVLNFESDEVNAFAPELVALVETVAGQIAIAVENARLFAETQRLSVTDTLTGVSNRRQLFEIGAREISRARRLGQPLSAIMVDIDHFKRVNDTYGHAVGDQVLQDMARTCQRHVRDSDIIARYGGEEFAILLVDTDRHGACRSAERLRAHVEHMVTDTPQGPLRITLSAGVAEVRADSDLAEALNRADQMLYAAKQSGRNCVRAE; this is encoded by the coding sequence ATGGGTGGCTCCAATTTTGTTTTCTTCGTGCCGACGCTGCTGGCCGTGTTTGTTTGCAGTGGCATCGCCTTGTATGCCTGGCGGCAGCAGGTGCCGGGCGCGCGACCATTCGCCGTTCTGATGTTAGCCGCGGCCGAATGGTCGCTGTGCAGCGCGCTTGGATTCATCAGCACGGAACGCGCGACCGCCGAGTTCTGGGCGCACGCGCAGTACCTCGGATTCGTAACGGCCCCGGCGGCGTGGCTGGCGCTGGCGCTTGAATATGGCGGCAACGCGCACTGGCTGACCCGCCGTACGTTGGCGCTGCTGGCGCTGATGCCGGTCGTCACGCTGGCGCTCGTGATCACCAACCAGTACCACGGTTTGATCATCGCCGATTTCGATATCGACCCCACCGAAATGCACGCGGTCGAAGAGCCCGGCCTGTGGTACTGGGTCGTGGATGCCTATTCGTACGGGCTTCTGCTCCTCGGCGCCGGCACGCTCCTGCCCCTGTTTCGGCGTTCGGGAACGATCTACCGCTGGCAGATCACGACGATGGTGATTGGCGCCGCGCTGCCGTGGGTACTCGATCTGCTCGCCGACACGGGATTGACGCCGTTCCCGCGCGACGTGAACATGACCGCGGTCGGCTTCATCTTCACCGGCGGCCTGTTCACCTGGGGACTGTTCCGTTTTCGGCTGCTCGATCTGGCGCCGGTGGCGCGCGGCGCGATTATCGAGAACCTGAGCGAAGGCGTGATCGTGCTGGACACACAAGACCGCATCGTGGACCTCAATCCCGCGGGGCGGGCGATGCTCGGACGGACCGACAACACGCCGATCGGCCAGCCGCTGGCGGTGGCGTGGCCGCCGGTGCGCGTGCTGCTGGATCCGCCACCGCCGGCCGTACCCCGCGCCGAAGAGTCCTTCACTGCGGATGACGCCACACCCGAGGACAAGTCGCGCTGCGAGATCGCGCTGCCGCCCGAGGCGCCCACCGTTTTCTACGAGGCGCTCATCCAATCATGGACGCATGACGGCCGACCGGCCGGCCGGGTGGTCATCGTGCGCAATATTACGCGGCGCAAGCAGGCCGAGCAGGCCATCCTGCGACGCAACGGCGAGCTGGCCGCGCTCAACCGGCTGGGCCAGTCGCTCAGCCGCTTGACGGAGCCGACGGAGCTGGTCGATCTCATCCTCGCCACCATCGGGCAGGTGATCAACAACCGCAACCTGTACATCGCGCTGTACGATGAGGTCACCCAGTCCATCTCGTTTCCGCTGTATGTGGTCAACGGCGAGCGCATTGCGCGCGAGTCGCGCCCCATGGTCCACGGCCTGACGGAGCACGTTATTCGCACCGGCATGTCGCTATTTCTGCCGCGCAATCTTGAGAACGCCACAAACGAACTGGGCATCGAGCGGCAGCACCGTCCGGCCGCTTGCTATCTGGGCGTGCCAATGCTGGCCGGCGAGCGGGTGATCGGCGTGATCGCCGTACAGGACTACGAGCACGAGGACGCCTTCGACTGGGGCCATGTGGCCATGCTCACCACGATCGCTTCGCAGGCGACCGTCGCGCTGGAAAACGCGCGCCTCTTCGCCGAAACGCGCCGCCGCGCCGAGCAGTTGCAGGCGATCAATGATGTCGAGTACGTGCTGACGACCACCATGCAGCCGGAGGTGCTCGCTACGGAAATCGTGCACGTCCTCTCCTCGCGCCTCAATATTCGGCATGTCGCGCTCGGCCTGATCGACGGCGACGAGATTGTCTTCCGGGTAACCGACAACGAGGATGAGGACGAGGCTGTGCTGCGGCCGTTACTGAGCCTCCCGCGCGGCGGCGAGAGTATCACCGCGCAAGCCGCTGCCCTCGGCAAGACGACGGTGGTGCACGACACCCAACTCGAGCCGCGTTTCCAGCCGTTCGCGGACTGGCCGCACACGCGCAGCGAGGTCGCGGTGCCGCTCAAGACGCAGGCCGGCGTCATCGGCGTGCTCAACTTCGAGAGCGATGAGGTCAATGCGTTCGCGCCGGAACTGGTCGCACTGGTGGAGACGGTCGCCGGGCAGATCGCCATCGCCGTGGAGAACGCGCGCCTGTTCGCGGAAACACAGCGCCTGTCCGTCACCGACACGCTCACGGGCGTGTCCAACCGGCGGCAACTGTTCGAGATCGGCGCGCGGGAGATCAGCCGCGCCCGCCGGCTCGGGCAGCCGCTATCCGCCATCATGGTAGATATCGATCACTTCAAGCGGGTCAACGACACGTACGGTCACGCGGTCGGGGATCAGGTGTTGCAGGACATGGCGCGAACTTGCCAGCGACACGTTCGCGATAGCGACATCATCGCGCGCTACGGCGGCGAGGAGTTTGCCATCCTGCTGGTCGATACCGATCGCCACGGCGCCTGCCGGTCGGCGGAACGCCTGCGCGCGCACGTCGAGCACATGGTGACCGACACCCCGCAGGGCCCGCTGCGCATCACGCTCAGCGCCGGCGTCGCCGAGGTGCGCGCAGACAGCGACCTGGCCGAGGCGCTGAATCGTGCCGACCAGATGCTGTATGCCGCCAAGCAGTCCGGGCGTAACTGCGTGCGGGCTGAATAG
- a CDS encoding MarR family transcriptional regulator: MNLKSSAFAASFQRELHQLVRAYELCNQACLAENGVTASQGYTLLSLPQQGYLSMNDLSEAMGLAGSTMTRYVDQLVERGLVYRESDHEDRRVVRVKLTDRGRELRRVVERAMQEFFKQVLDELREEERSALLRTIEQVARAIEKVFRICCAG, translated from the coding sequence ATGAACCTTAAATCGAGTGCCTTCGCAGCCAGCTTTCAACGCGAGCTTCACCAACTTGTCAGAGCCTACGAGCTATGCAATCAAGCGTGTCTGGCAGAGAACGGCGTGACTGCCTCGCAGGGGTACACCTTGTTGTCCCTTCCGCAGCAGGGCTATCTCAGCATGAATGACTTGAGCGAGGCCATGGGGTTGGCCGGCAGCACGATGACCCGCTATGTGGATCAACTTGTCGAACGAGGGCTGGTATATCGCGAGTCCGACCACGAGGATCGACGCGTGGTGCGAGTCAAGCTCACCGATCGGGGGCGCGAACTGCGGCGCGTCGTGGAGCGCGCGATGCAGGAGTTCTTCAAACAAGTCCTGGATGAATTGCGGGAGGAAGAGCGCTCTGCCCTGCTGCGCACCATCGAACAGGTCGCCAGGGCGATTGAGAAAGTGTTTAGAATTTGCTGTGCGGGCTAG
- a CDS encoding class I SAM-dependent methyltransferase, whose amino-acid sequence MVQADEGQMIEAPVTVSAIQRTYDLWSRFYGIVVVPMERKPRLRGLALAAIQPHDRVLEVAVGTGATLLEVLKRVDRANVVYGLDLSPRMLEKTRRAAAGAGFTNVDLRQGDARSLPFDDNSFDVLFNSYMLDLIPLNDMPIVLGEFRRVLKNNGRLVMVNLSKDRGITLWERLYRATPGRLVPYLWGGCRPVLMAELTRQAGFRDVQREFIKNIIPSEVVVGRK is encoded by the coding sequence ATGGTCCAGGCCGATGAGGGACAAATGATCGAGGCGCCGGTCACGGTGAGCGCCATCCAGCGTACTTATGACTTGTGGAGCCGCTTCTATGGCATTGTAGTAGTTCCGATGGAGAGAAAGCCCAGGTTGCGAGGATTGGCGCTGGCAGCCATCCAGCCCCACGACCGGGTGCTTGAGGTGGCCGTGGGCACGGGAGCGACGCTGCTTGAGGTTTTGAAGCGCGTAGACCGGGCAAACGTTGTCTACGGCCTAGACCTGTCGCCCAGGATGCTGGAAAAGACCAGACGCGCGGCGGCGGGGGCGGGCTTCACCAACGTCGATCTCCGGCAGGGCGACGCCCGTTCGCTCCCCTTCGATGACAACTCCTTTGACGTTCTGTTCAACAGCTACATGCTGGACCTGATCCCGCTGAACGATATGCCAATCGTCCTGGGTGAGTTCCGGCGCGTGCTGAAGAATAACGGTCGGCTGGTCATGGTGAACCTGAGCAAAGACCGGGGCATCACCCTGTGGGAGAGGTTGTACCGCGCTACTCCGGGCAGGCTGGTTCCCTACCTCTGGGGCGGATGCCGTCCGGTATTGATGGCCGAGCTCACGCGGCAGGCTGGCTTTCGCGACGTTCAACGCGAGTTTATCAAGAACATCATCCCCTCCGAAGTTGTAGTGGGGAGAAAGTGA